The Sebastes fasciatus isolate fSebFas1 chromosome 22, fSebFas1.pri, whole genome shotgun sequence genome includes the window tttatggttGAAATGACATGATAcacttaatttatttaatatctttGTGACAGTTATTTTGGAAACTATTCAATTGTTTTGCATCTTGCAACAGCACTGTTAAAAGAATGGCTTCTACTgttacggatatgtgcaataacatatgctgatcactctgtgcaataattatatgatgctgtgcaataattatataactGACTGtaatctcatcaatatacatattgtatttttatattttatattgtattattttttatatttacattgcactatctcttttttttaattgtattatcttttcattagcacagTGACAATGTGTCTAAAACAATTATTGaactaaatgtaaaaaagatATGAAATAACAAactacatattattattattgtacattttttattttggaatatgtttttattatgtattatttttatcttgatgtttgcactattttaacttatgtaaagcactttgtaactatgtttggaaaggtgctatacaaatacagtttattattattattattattataaaaagcCAAAGGAAGGCTGTTATTAGCAAAACATATTGATTCCTAATAAAGCTGATTTGATTGCAGAAAGGATCAACATCACACTCTTTCTCCTGTAAGAGTTAAATCAATGTTATCACGACAattcaaacagaaaatgtcAACATTAAAAGGACCCAACACGATGCAGATGAGGATGTTACCATCACTTTGACGTCGCTGTTTTGCACAAACATGACGTTATATCTCAAAATAAGCCAACACATCGTGACTTTAACATCAAACTTACCTTATAGGAACATCCAAACGACTGCTGCCTGCTTTATTTTGTCGTTATTTATCGTTATTTGTTGATGAAATGAGCAGAAATGTAGCTTGTTGCTGCGCTTGAAGAATATATTGACCCTTCGTCGTGATAGCTGTTTCCGGGGCACGCAATGATGACGCAGCTACGCTGGCGTAACCGGATATTACGTCAGTTCCTGCCCTCTAGTGGCACTTCAGGAGAACTAttaattagatagatagatagtaactttattgatcctgagggaaattcaagtttccagcatcacagttccatagtgcaaaacatgttagtaaaaaggcagtaataaaattagtagtgcaaagtacaaaaaaatataccagatataaaaatacaaggcgataaagaaaactgttaaaagtgaatatagtgcagaagagactgttaaaaatgagtatagtgcagggtaactccagtagcttagtctatgaaagtgcactgtttctatatagtcacagtgtaataatctcctgcagtgcactcttctgcagactttgtgtgactctgtataaccagtgcctcttcttgcaagaataaaatacaacaaagacatttcatctctTCGAGATCCTTATTTCAACGTTCGTTAGGACTCATCTCGGAATATTAATGGAATTTCCATTACAGAGGTGAGGAGAAGAGCATGTCTCTGTTTGCCCTGCTACCAGCCATATCTGATCCTCAGCCTTCATCAAGTGTGTCTTCAAAAATACACCACTTGTTGAGGATAAAGGGGAAAGTCATCTCAAATAAAGTCTCATTTTTGGTGgaatttcctgtctctctctccttaaTTCCAGTTACCTCACGTCCAATACTCAAATGTCCAGAGTCTCCAGCCCTCGCCACCTTAACACAGTTTTCATAGTGACTCTTTCCCCAAGAAAACGTATTCTGTGAATTATCCATTCACCCTCATTGTGGACTGGATGCAGACGTATCAGAGACAGGTGAGTCAAAACCTGGACACCAAAACTATCTGTATAGAGAGATACCACTAGAGGTACATTTCTCTTTAAGTACTAAAACTGAGGATAAAGCCGGAGGACTCCTCTGTGGATCTGAATGACCCTGCTATGAAAGCAGACATCCTAAAAAACACAAGTCTCTAAAATCTATCCTGCAACACAGAACCATTCATACGCCCAGAGAAGATGTAAATGACTTCTAAAAAACTCTTTCTTATTTGGCCAACTCTTTGTTTTACCATCACAGAGTTTGAGAGAATGTGTAGGTGTGTGacagtaaaaacaaatttgtgcaGCCTCAGACGAATCAGCATCAGAGCACAATGCAAAACAGCTGCCACAATATGCACAGAAGGGTATTATCATGATTAGAATATAACCAAATggcttgttttgttgttttatcatTCCAGGCACTGGTGGACTCGGTGAACACGATGCCCTGACCTCTACGGTGCCCTTTGAAGGTGTGCTGCAGTGCCTTTAAGGCTGCCTTTCCATTGAAGAAAATGTAATGCGATGCCGtccagggtgcccttccagtagagaaaacatgagtCAGTGCCTTCTAGGGTCTAGGCCCACTTcctatgacatactatactatgactggtTTACTGTGAAAccacataaaaagtcatagtgtgtcataaataaagTCATGGTATGTCTGGTACCTGAATTAATCATGAATTGCAGTGTTAagtgtttataaaatgtcactaaccattttttatatgtataaatgcatgcataaaTGTACATCTAAATAGTTTGTTAATCATTTACTTAcactttctgtatttttttaatagtttttggggctttttcgccttttttttattgatattgaCAGTGAGAGTTTtgaaggtggagagagagggggtggcatgcagcaaagggccgcagGTCAGATTCGAACCGGGCTGCTGTGATAAGGAATCCccctctaccaggtgagctaccggggCTGGATAGATTTATGGAAACATCATGTTTAGGATTAAAATAAGCactttgttaaggttaggaGACTTTTGTCGTCTTGCTTACCATAATAACCAGATGGTTAAGGTCAGGGAACGATTGTGGTCAcggtttaaaaataacaatgttGACGGTAAGttggaaacaggaaaaaaacagcGGCTGAATCTACTGATTCTGACGTTGTTCTTTGGAAGACAAAGAGAAGCTGTGCTTGAATTTCCATAGATTTGCCTATGAATAGTAATGAAAGAGCTGGGGTCGCATGTTGAGACACACAGTCCACAGGTCAGCATGATGATGGAAAGGATCTTGCTGGGTGTCTTGAGTCTCTCAGGTCAGTGAATTCTCTGATATTTGTGATGTCTAACAGTGCTTATTACTGTGGAGTATTGTAATACTATGAGCTGTAATAGTTTGAACCACCTTATATTTAAGAGAAGGTGTTTTCCTCATAGGGTGGATCATCCCCTCCATATGCCTTCACCGTCAGTACCACTATGTTGCTGATCCAAAGACTTGGACTGAAGCTGCCTCCTACTGCAGACGGACATGGACATACACAGACCTGGCCAGCATTGAAAACACTGAAGAAATGAACCAACTTAAGAACACACTTTCATCTTCCAGCAACAGCTCTGAAGTCTGGATTGGTCTGTACATGGCAATCGTCTGGAAGTGGTCTGATGGCTACAGAGGGACTGGGTCTGAATACAGGAACTGGAGAACTGATCCCACAGAACCAAATTTTGCTTATGGTAATGAGTTCTTTGTGGCCACTCATAATGTTGGAGTGTGGCTGGATGATTCTAGCAATCGTGAAATTCCATTTATCTGTTACAGAGGTGAGGATCTAGCGAGGCATGTTTTGATCTtgaaaaagttttattttgaatttcaaTATGTGAcatttcctcctctcccccctccaACCCTAACTGCAGGAACAAAGCTGGATCCTGaatttgtttttgtgaataTAACAATGAGTTGGTCCAGTGCTCAGAGGTACTGCAGGGAGAACTACATAGACCTGGCCACTGTGAGGAACGACACTGAGAACCACGAGATCCAGAGTTTGGTGACGATTGGAGAGTGGGCATGGATTGGCCTATTTAGAGATCCCAATTTGAATTGGTCTGATGGTAGCAACTACAAATTCAGCTACTGGGCTTACTCACACCCACTTGGCTCATTGACACATGTATGTGCTGTTGTAGATTTGCAAAGTTCAGGAAAATGGAGGGCAGTGTCCTGTGAAAAGAGATTACCGTTTGTCTGCTACAGCCTCCCTGGTGAGTGATTTACTGTCCTTTTATGGTATCAAAAAAGTAATACCACAGCAAACTaatgtttcatttctctgttcATTCTGCAACAGTAAAGAGGCAGGTAGTAAGGCTGAGGATGAAGCCGGAGGACTCCTCTCTGGATCTGAATGACCCTGCTGTGAAAGCAGACATCCTGAAAAAGGCacgtatctatctatctatctatctatctatctatctatctatctatctatctatctatctatctatctatctatctatctatctatctatagactGTTTTATTATACAATAcaattttttacacattttttatacaaTATAGAAATCATCCACGTCCTCTCTGGGTTTCCAAACAAAGTTGATGTCTATTGAAATGGCTACCATTTGTGTTTCCCAGCTCCAGGACAGACTGGAGACCAAAGTAGCGGGAGCCACCCTGAAATGGAGAGAGCAGCCTGATGGGAAGGTCTTCTTCAAGGAAGGGAAAAGCTctcagaagaaagaaagaaaaaagacggAGTTCTGAAATTTAAACCCAACTTTAGCTGTGCTTATAGGCTTATCAGAAACCCATGGTGAACATGCATTATATGTGCTATAAAATGTAGGGCTActtggtacgacggtacgacggagtattagtgCCACattaaggaagaaaaaaaaatctgagatttcaaaaataaagtcataatattatgataataaagtcaaagatttacgagaaaaaagtcgtaataatcagaataaagacataatattataaagtagtcattttacgtgttattttctttttttctcgtaaaggtaagactttattctagtaatattacaacttttttttctcgcaaaattatgactttattctcgtaatattacaactttttttctcgtaatgttctgactttattctggaaatctcagatgttttttccctcaatgtgaccctaatactccgtagtacattgtctctttggccctcactgcattagacttatatactatatacttagactataggctgtgttatcttcatcacaatgctcaaatgttttgcggctccagacaaaCCCTTTTTTTGCTGACCGCTGCTCCATAGGAAtcctcatttgttttttaagcTGTCCCCTTAAATTGTTTTAGCTCTTAAAGGTTTTAAGGAAAATGGCAATTAATCTCttttgttggatttttttttttttcaagaataaaaaaaaatatctgacaaTCCAACTGTTTCAGCAAGTTATTATtaagttattatatattaagtACACATCCTGCCTTTTTGGTCCAGTGttattggaaatatatttattattaagcTTTTTTTCTGACCATAAAATCAAAGAGATATCTTAATGCCTCTTATGTTTTATCCAACCAATCATCATTTACAGAAGCCTAATAAAGACATTAAAGTAAGCTGTAGTTTTTGTGAGAAGCTCAAACAACATATCTACTGTGAATTTTgattactttaaaaaataaatgtatagcTTGGATTTACTGAATATGACAGGGACTCTTGCTCTTAGTTTTATGTAATTAATTTGACCAaatttcatatttataaatCAAAATGTACAATTAGTCAAACATTCCTGAGCTGATTATCTATGTCAACTAATACATTTAATCTATAGCTGAATGTATAAACAAAATAACtgttgtaataataatacaacacttgtttttatcaaattatttttcttttcttttataataTTGGTCCCCCTGCCTTATTTATAAATTTTAtacaaaagaaatatataagGTTTGTTACTTGCTATAtctgttttaataaataaataaataaaaaaggagctatcacataatttaaaaagaaacaataaaagtttaaataaaaaaataaaaaaataaataaaaaaggagaaatGCTTCTatcaaataatttaaaaagaaata containing:
- the LOC141761313 gene encoding C-type lectin domain-containing protein 38-like produces the protein MAIVWKWSDGYRGTGSEYRNWRTDPTEPNFAYGNEFFVATHNVGVWLDDSSNREIPFICYRGTKLDPEFVFVNITMSWSSAQRYCRENYIDLATVRNDTENHEIQSLVTIGEWAWIGLFRDPNLNWSDGSNYKFSYWAYSHPLGSLTHVCAVVDLQSSGKWRAVSCEKRLPFVCYSLPVKRQVVRLRMKPEDSSLDLNDPAVKADILKKLQDRLETKVAGATLKWREQPDGKVFFKEGKSSQKKERKKTEF